A window from Aquiluna borgnonia encodes these proteins:
- the rplQ gene encoding 50S ribosomal protein L17, with protein sequence MPTPTKGPRLGGGPAHERLMLNNMATSLFKHKRIVTTETKAKRLRPVAERLVTFAKRGDLAARRRVMTQILDKGVVHELFTEIAPLVAERQGGYTRITKLGFRKGDNAPMAVIELVLEAVNAKPKSNKVKVTNNIATSAAAVAVEEVVEEVVAEEVVETAAEETTEVVAEETAEVAAEAVAEEAPAAEAEEAPAAEEPKAE encoded by the coding sequence ATGCCAACCCCAACAAAGGGCCCACGCCTCGGAGGCGGACCAGCGCACGAGCGTCTGATGCTAAACAACATGGCGACCTCGCTGTTCAAGCACAAGCGCATTGTCACCACCGAGACCAAGGCTAAGCGCCTGCGTCCAGTTGCTGAGCGCCTAGTGACCTTCGCCAAGCGCGGAGACCTAGCAGCCCGTCGTCGCGTCATGACCCAGATCCTGGACAAGGGCGTCGTTCACGAGCTTTTCACTGAGATTGCACCTCTGGTTGCAGAGCGTCAGGGCGGCTACACCCGCATCACCAAGCTCGGCTTCCGCAAGGGTGACAACGCTCCGATGGCAGTCATTGAGCTAGTGCTCGAGGCAGTCAACGCCAAGCCCAAGTCCAACAAGGTCAAGGTCACCAACAACATCGCCACCTCCGCTGCTGCAGTTGCAGTTGAGGAAGTTGTCGAGGAAGTTGTAGCCGAAGAGGTAGTTGAGACTGCCGCTGAGGAGACCACCGAGGTTGTTGCAGAGGAAACCGCAGAGGTTGCAGCTGAGGCTGTGGCCGAAGAGGCTCCTGCTGCTGAGGCCGAAGAGGCACCTGCCGCCGAAGAGCCTAAGGCTGAATAA
- the rplM gene encoding 50S ribosomal protein L13: MRTYSPKASELSHEWFVIDATDVVLGRLATHAAALLRGKHKPTFTAHMDNGDFVIIINADKVALTGSKLAQKKAYRHSGYPGGLTATTYSELLEKNPERAVEKAIRGMLPKNTLGDQQLGKLKVYKGAAHPHAAQQPKPFVIDQIAQ, translated from the coding sequence GTGCGTACTTATTCGCCTAAGGCTAGTGAGCTGTCCCACGAGTGGTTCGTCATCGACGCCACCGACGTGGTGTTGGGTCGTCTCGCCACTCACGCAGCAGCTCTGCTGCGCGGCAAGCACAAGCCAACCTTCACCGCTCACATGGACAACGGTGACTTCGTCATCATCATCAATGCTGACAAGGTTGCACTAACCGGTTCCAAGCTGGCTCAGAAGAAGGCCTACCGCCACTCCGGTTACCCAGGTGGTCTAACCGCCACCACCTACTCCGAGCTTCTGGAGAAGAACCCAGAGCGCGCGGTCGAGAAGGCCATTCGCGGCATGCTGCCAAAGAACACCCTCGGCGACCAGCAGCTTGGAAAGCTAAAGGTTTACAAGGGCGCTGCCCACCCACACGCTGCCCAGCAGCCAAAGCCGTTCGTAATTGACCAGATTGCCCAGTAA
- the rpsI gene encoding 30S ribosomal protein S9, translating to MAENTELVAEATETSYTTESAPAKPVRSRGNLTQNGAGTGRRKEAVARVRLLPGTGKITVNDRAFEDYFPNKLHQQLITDPFTVLELQGAYDVIARIDGGGIAGQAGALRLGISRALNEIDTDNNRATLKKAGFLSRDSRVIERKKAGLKKARKASQFSKR from the coding sequence TTGGCTGAGAACACAGAGCTAGTAGCAGAGGCAACTGAGACCTCCTACACCACCGAGAGCGCCCCTGCAAAGCCAGTGCGCTCACGCGGCAACCTAACCCAGAACGGTGCCGGAACCGGCCGCCGCAAGGAGGCCGTCGCTCGCGTCCGCCTGCTGCCTGGAACTGGAAAGATCACCGTCAACGACCGTGCTTTTGAGGACTACTTCCCAAACAAGCTGCACCAGCAGCTCATCACCGACCCATTCACCGTTTTGGAGCTGCAGGGCGCATACGACGTCATCGCACGCATCGACGGTGGTGGAATCGCTGGTCAGGCTGGAGCGCTTCGTCTCGGTATCTCTCGCGCACTGAACGAGATCGACACCGACAACAACCGCGCAACCTTGAAGAAGGCTGGCTTCCTGAGCCGTGACTCCCGAGTCATCGAGCGTAAGAAGGCTGGTCTGAAGAAGGCCCGCAAGGCTTCTCAGTTCTCCAAGCGCTAA
- the truA gene encoding tRNA pseudouridine(38-40) synthase TruA — MSEPAGVAGGFSRFRIDLAYDGTDFAGWAKQPGLRTVQGELLSALEQIFGPDDSDFGMRVAGRTDAGVHADHQVCHVDLSPAQLSRLGRSSFSAKRLNGLLAEDVRVLGVAVAPAGFDARFSATGRSYRYQIADDKVAPDPKLSRYVLMQQGELNLVDMNKAAKLLIGLRDFGAFCRPREGATTIRELRKLELARDKDEVISVFLEADAFCHNMVRALVGGLIAVGLGKLTPDELLEIQLQAKRVSKFKVVDPRGLSLSGISYPSDDKLSLQAEKARNKRDAGEISV; from the coding sequence ATGAGTGAACCCGCTGGTGTTGCCGGCGGGTTTTCTCGTTTCCGGATCGACCTCGCCTATGACGGCACTGACTTCGCCGGATGGGCCAAACAACCTGGTTTGAGGACCGTTCAGGGGGAATTACTCAGCGCTCTGGAGCAGATATTTGGGCCAGACGACTCTGACTTCGGAATGCGAGTGGCGGGGAGAACCGATGCCGGCGTCCACGCCGATCACCAGGTTTGCCACGTTGATCTGAGCCCAGCGCAGCTTTCGAGGCTCGGGCGCTCGAGTTTCAGTGCCAAAAGACTAAATGGCCTTTTGGCGGAAGACGTTCGGGTGCTGGGGGTAGCAGTTGCTCCAGCTGGTTTTGATGCCAGGTTTTCCGCTACCGGCCGGAGTTACCGATATCAAATTGCCGATGACAAGGTTGCCCCAGACCCTAAATTGTCGCGGTATGTGCTCATGCAGCAGGGTGAACTGAATCTCGTAGATATGAATAAGGCGGCCAAACTGCTGATTGGCCTTAGGGACTTCGGGGCATTTTGTCGCCCTCGAGAGGGTGCAACCACGATTCGGGAGCTTAGGAAGCTCGAGCTTGCAAGAGATAAAGATGAGGTGATCAGCGTCTTTTTGGAAGCTGATGCTTTTTGCCACAACATGGTGAGAGCTTTGGTTGGCGGGCTGATTGCGGTTGGTCTAGGGAAGCTCACCCCTGATGAGCTTTTAGAGATTCAACTTCAGGCCAAACGCGTTTCGAAATTCAAGGTGGTTGATCCCAGGGGCTTGAGTTTGAGTGGGATTAGTTACCCCAGCGATGACAAATTGTCCCTGCAAGCGGAAAAAGCGCGAAATAAGCGCGATGCGGGGGAAATTTCTGTTTGA